One Primulina huaijiensis isolate GDHJ02 chromosome 8, ASM1229523v2, whole genome shotgun sequence genomic region harbors:
- the LOC140982243 gene encoding putative pentatricopeptide repeat-containing protein At3g49142: MKPLKNPTKLSRHVLNPIQKPQSSHKNNKDMINLLLDKNPDIKTLKKVHSRIVSDINLNSDTALAIKLMRAYAARGRPDTTRKLFDKIPERNTVICNVMIRSYVNNNCYKDAILMYKSILSSGVVPDHYTLPCILKACSGSNDLRFGLQIHCPAVKKGLDLTLFTGNGLVAMYGKCGGLVNARQVLNEMLRRDIVSWNSMVACYAQNGRFDDALEVCKEMESLGVKPDSGTMASLSPAVTNTSTENIVFVRKIFMDMAKEELVAWNVMIAVYANNLMPSEGLGLYSQMQAHGVEPDAITITSVLPACGDLSAVSLGKRIHEYVKTKGLLPNLSIENALIDMYAKCGCLQEARKVFDKMHIKDIVSWTSLMSAYGRSGKGYQAIELFTKMQDLGFVPDSIAFVSILSACSHAGLLSEGRYYYRLMTDEYKIVPRLEHSTCIVDLLGRAGLVDEAYDHIKKMPMEPNERAWGALLSACHVYNNMDIGVVAADHLFELAPQQSGYFVMLSNIYAKAGRWKDVTIIRSMMKGRGIKKIPGMSNVELQDKVHTFLAGDRSHPNSLKIYEELDALVGKMKEAGYVPKTDTAMHDVEEEDKENHLVVHSEKLAIVFAIMNSKPGMPIRVTKNLRVCEDCHFAIKFISQISEREIIIRDTNRFHHFENGACSCGDYW; this comes from the coding sequence ATGAAACCGTTGAAGAACCCGACAAAGCTTTCCCGCCATGTTCTAAATCCCATTCAAAAACCGCAATCTTCCCATAAAAACAACAAGGATATGATAAACCTGTTGTTAGACAAGAACCCCGATATCAAAACCCTCAAGAAAGTCCACTCGAGAATTGTTTCCGATATTAATTTAAACTCAGACACAGCGCTCGCCATCAAGTTGATGAGAGCATATGCTGCTCGTGGTAGGCCTGACACGACCCGGAAGTTGTTTGATAAAATTCCTGAAAGAAATACTGTTATCTGTAATGTCATGATCAGAAGTTATGTGAATAATAATTGTTATAAAGATGCGATTTTGATGTATAAGAGTATACTTTCGTCAGGGGTTGTGCCAGATCATTACACGTTACCTTGCATTCTGAAGGCTTGTTCCGGGTCGAATGATTTGAGGTTCGGATTGCAAATTCACTGCCCGGCTGTGAAGAAGGGACTTGATTTGACCTTGTTTACTGGGAATGGTCTCGTCGCAATGTATGGGAAATGTGGTGGTCTGGTGAATGCAAGGCAAGTTCTTAATGAAATGCTCCGTAGGGATATTGTTTCTTGGAATTCTATGGTTGCCTGTTATGCACAAAATGGGAGGTTTGATGATGCACTTGAAGTGTGTAAAGAGATGGAATCGTTAGGTGTGAAACCTGATTCGGGTACAATGGCTAGCCTCTCACCTGCTGTGACTAATACAAGCACGGAAAATATTGTGTTTGTGagaaaaattttcatggataTGGCCAAAGAAGAATTGGTGGCTTGGAACGTGATGATTGCAGTGTATGCAAATAATTTGATGCCTAGTGAGGGTCTTGGGCTTTATTCACAAATGCAAGCTCATGGGGTGGAACCGGATGCTATTACTATAACTAGTGTTCTACCGGCATGTGGGGATCTTTCTGCAGTATCACTAGGAAAACGGATTCATGAATATGTTAAAACAAAGGGCCTTTTGCCAAACTTGTCTATAGAGAATGCGTTAATCGACATGTATGCCAAGTGTGGATGTTTGCAAGAAGCGAGGAAGGTGTTTGATAAGATGCACATTAAGGACATTGTATCATGGACTTCATTGATGTCTGCTTATGGTAGGAGCGGCAAAGGTTATCAAGCCATTGAGTTATTTACTAAAATGCAGGACTTGGGTTTTGTTCCTGATTCTATAGCTTTTGTCTCAATTCTTTCGGCTTGCAGCCACGCGGGATTGTTATCAGAAGGGAGATATTATTATAGATTGATGACAGATGAATATAAGATAGTTCCAAGGTTAGAACACTCTACTTGCATCGTTGATCTACTTGGACGTGCTGGTCTAGTGGATGAGGCATATGATCATATCAAGAAAATGCCAATGGAACCAAACGAGAGGGCTTGGGGAGCTCTATTGAGTGCTTGCCACGTCTACAATAACATGGATATTGGAGTTGTAGCTGCAGATCATCTTTTCGAGTTGGCTCCACAGCAATCTGGTTATTTTGTAATGTTATCGAATATTTATGCTAAGGCAGGGAGATGGAAAGACGTAACAATAATTCGATCTATGATGAAAGGGAGAGGAATCAAGAAAATACCTGGTATGAGTAACGTGGAGCTTCAAGACAAGGTCCACACTTTTCTTGCTGGTGATAGATCACACCCTAATTCGTTAAAGATCTACGAAGAGTTGGATGCCCTAGTGGGGAAGATGAAAGAGGCTGGTTATGTTCCGAAAACCGACACTGCCATGCATGATGTTGAGGAAGAAGATAAAGAAAACCATCTAGTGGTACACAGTGAGAAGttggccattgtatttgcaatTATGAATAGCAAACCAGGGATGCCAATCAGGGTTACAAAAAATCTACGTGTCTGTGAGGATTGCCACTTTGCCATAAAGTTCATCTCCCAGATTAGTGAGCGTGAAATCATAATTAGGGACACAAATCGTTTTCACCACTTTGAGAATGGGGCTTGCTCCTGTGGTGATTATTGGTGA